The following proteins are co-located in the Triticum aestivum cultivar Chinese Spring chromosome 1A, IWGSC CS RefSeq v2.1, whole genome shotgun sequence genome:
- the LOC123068356 gene encoding F-box protein At2g26160 isoform X1, whose product MFDALPPRRGMLPFRDSLLMAAEKKPHLQPPALSWSSIPLELAGLVLSMLPAHADRARFAAVCPQWRAAARQQQRLHPPLPLIALPDGTFYSLPYPTPFRFPGCGFAGYQSACGSWLVFPRDDGCFLVDPFSRETVTLPPLSSVRLRPPNAVAKWSYEHGTKLADPYLTWMHIKDSDELHISKLVLCSTNLVVALVGIGYTSQILMCQPGALSWSVRAYDRCKGFEDMSFYQGKLYALTKEENLLVVNISEDHSTGDPQVSRIGQVIKGDPWYSIAFTNNAMLCKKLYLVESCGAMLMVRRTIFCRVPHDGGAVAGPSAFEVFKADFEHSGWVKVSTVGADQVLFLGRRCSRSLPFSRYGVPGDHILFLDDDEENRTEYGYAEENTSYGTYAMGSGRYRSVHPDISWKRGDEMRLAAWLFPHD is encoded by the exons ATGTTCGACGCATTGCCTCctcgccggggaatgcttccgttccGTGATTCTC TGTTGATGGCGGCGGAGAAGAAGCCCCACCTGCAGCCACCGGCGCTGTCGTGGTCGTCCATCCCGCTGGAGCTGGCCGGCCTGGTGCTCAGCATGCTCCCGGCGCATGCGGACCGCGCCCGCTTCGCCGCGGTGTGCCCGCAGTGGCGTGCCGCCGCGAGGCAGCAGCAGCGGCTGCACCCGCCGCTGCCGCTGATCGCGCTCCCCGACGGCACCTTCTACAGCCTCCCCTACCCCACGCCCTTCCGCTTCCCCGGCTGCGGCTTCGCCGGGTACCAGAGCGCCTGCGGCAGCTGGCTCGTCTTCCCCCGCGACGACGGCTGCTTCCTGGTCGACCCCTTCTCCAGGGAAACGGtgacgctccctcctctctccagcGTCCGGCTCCGGCCTCCGAACGCAGTCGCTAAATGGTCGTATGAGCATGGGACAAAACTGGCCGACCCTTACCTCACATGGATGCATATCAAGGACTCGGACGAGCTGCACATCAGTAAGCTAGTCCTGTGCTCGACGAATCTAGTTGTTGCCCTGGTCGGCATTGGGTACACCAGCCAGATTCTGATGTGCCAGCCAGGGGCCTTGTCGTGGTCAGTACGCGCGTACGATCGGTGCAAGGGGTTTGAAGACATGTCATTCTACCAGGGCAAGCTCTACGCCCTCACCAAAGAAGAGAACCTTCTTGTGGTGAACATCAGCGAGGACCATAGCACCGGGGATCCACAGGTTTCTCGGATTGGACAAGTCATCAAGGGTGATCCATGGTATTCAATTGCATTCACCAACAACGCTATGCTCTGCAAGAAGCTCTACCTGGTTGAATCCTGTGGGGCAATGCTGATGGTACGCAGGACGATTTTCTGCCGGGTTCCTCATGACGGTGGAGCTGTTGCTGGACCAAGCGCGTTTGAGGTTTTCAAGGCCGACTTTGAGCATTCAGGATGGGTCAAGGTGTCGACGGTGGGGGCTGACCAGGTGTTGTTTCTAGGGCGAAGGTGCTCCAGGTCATTGCCCTTCTCTCGGTATGGGGTCCCGGGTGATCACATCTTGTttttggatgatgatgaggaaAATCGTACGGAGTATGGCTATGCCGAGGAGAACACTTCTTACGGCACCTATGCCATGGGATCCGGCAGGTACCGTTCTGTTCATCCAGACATTTCCTGGAAGCGTGGCGATGAAATGCGTCTGGCAGCATGGCTCTTCCCTCATGATTGA
- the LOC123068356 gene encoding F-box protein At2g26160 isoform X2, translating to MAAEKKPHLQPPALSWSSIPLELAGLVLSMLPAHADRARFAAVCPQWRAAARQQQRLHPPLPLIALPDGTFYSLPYPTPFRFPGCGFAGYQSACGSWLVFPRDDGCFLVDPFSRETVTLPPLSSVRLRPPNAVAKWSYEHGTKLADPYLTWMHIKDSDELHISKLVLCSTNLVVALVGIGYTSQILMCQPGALSWSVRAYDRCKGFEDMSFYQGKLYALTKEENLLVVNISEDHSTGDPQVSRIGQVIKGDPWYSIAFTNNAMLCKKLYLVESCGAMLMVRRTIFCRVPHDGGAVAGPSAFEVFKADFEHSGWVKVSTVGADQVLFLGRRCSRSLPFSRYGVPGDHILFLDDDEENRTEYGYAEENTSYGTYAMGSGRYRSVHPDISWKRGDEMRLAAWLFPHD from the coding sequence ATGGCGGCGGAGAAGAAGCCCCACCTGCAGCCACCGGCGCTGTCGTGGTCGTCCATCCCGCTGGAGCTGGCCGGCCTGGTGCTCAGCATGCTCCCGGCGCATGCGGACCGCGCCCGCTTCGCCGCGGTGTGCCCGCAGTGGCGTGCCGCCGCGAGGCAGCAGCAGCGGCTGCACCCGCCGCTGCCGCTGATCGCGCTCCCCGACGGCACCTTCTACAGCCTCCCCTACCCCACGCCCTTCCGCTTCCCCGGCTGCGGCTTCGCCGGGTACCAGAGCGCCTGCGGCAGCTGGCTCGTCTTCCCCCGCGACGACGGCTGCTTCCTGGTCGACCCCTTCTCCAGGGAAACGGtgacgctccctcctctctccagcGTCCGGCTCCGGCCTCCGAACGCAGTCGCTAAATGGTCGTATGAGCATGGGACAAAACTGGCCGACCCTTACCTCACATGGATGCATATCAAGGACTCGGACGAGCTGCACATCAGTAAGCTAGTCCTGTGCTCGACGAATCTAGTTGTTGCCCTGGTCGGCATTGGGTACACCAGCCAGATTCTGATGTGCCAGCCAGGGGCCTTGTCGTGGTCAGTACGCGCGTACGATCGGTGCAAGGGGTTTGAAGACATGTCATTCTACCAGGGCAAGCTCTACGCCCTCACCAAAGAAGAGAACCTTCTTGTGGTGAACATCAGCGAGGACCATAGCACCGGGGATCCACAGGTTTCTCGGATTGGACAAGTCATCAAGGGTGATCCATGGTATTCAATTGCATTCACCAACAACGCTATGCTCTGCAAGAAGCTCTACCTGGTTGAATCCTGTGGGGCAATGCTGATGGTACGCAGGACGATTTTCTGCCGGGTTCCTCATGACGGTGGAGCTGTTGCTGGACCAAGCGCGTTTGAGGTTTTCAAGGCCGACTTTGAGCATTCAGGATGGGTCAAGGTGTCGACGGTGGGGGCTGACCAGGTGTTGTTTCTAGGGCGAAGGTGCTCCAGGTCATTGCCCTTCTCTCGGTATGGGGTCCCGGGTGATCACATCTTGTttttggatgatgatgaggaaAATCGTACGGAGTATGGCTATGCCGAGGAGAACACTTCTTACGGCACCTATGCCATGGGATCCGGCAGGTACCGTTCTGTTCATCCAGACATTTCCTGGAAGCGTGGCGATGAAATGCGTCTGGCAGCATGGCTCTTCCCTCATGATTGA
- the LOC123181479 gene encoding F-box protein SKIP23: MAAENERHWQPPSSWSALPLELAGLVLRLLPAYADRARFAAVCPQWRAAARQKLMPPPLPLLALPDGTFYSLPYDELFHFPGCGFAGYKSACGSWLVFPHDDGCFLVNPFSRATVTLPALSSVRLRPPNAVAKWSDVGKAKCAQPFCTWMHINDSRELHIIKLLMCSPNLVAALVGVEYTSQILMCQPGALSWSVRACDECKDFEDMVFYQGKLYAIADDEDLLVVNVSSDQSTGDPQVSRVGRVIKAKGDRCYKGDLSVYHVVCRENSVPVMPVKKVYLVESCGALLMVRREIWCQPPRPGVTSKIVAGKSEFEAFKADFEHSQWIKVSTVGDDQAPFLGRRCSRALSVSRYGLLGNRIFFLDDDDEHRVDYFYDEDNTSCSSYDMRLGDVSSPHPMISWKRRKEMRLAAWLFPRD; the protein is encoded by the coding sequence ATGGCAGCAGAGAACGAACGGCACTGGCAGCCACCGTCGTCGTGGTCAGCCCTCCCGCTGGAACTGGCAGGCCTGGTGCTCCGCTTGCTCCCCGCATACGCCGACCGCGCCCGGTTCGCCGCGGTGTGCCCACAGTGGCGTGCCGCAGCCAGGCAGAAGCTGATGCCCCCTCCACTGCCGCTGCTCGCGCTCCCTGACGGCACCTTCTACAGCCTCCCCTATGACGAGCTCTTCCACTTCCCCGGCTGCGGCTTCGCTGGGTACAAGAGCGCCTGCGGCAGCTGGCTTGTCTTTCCGCACGACGATGGGTGCTTCCTTGTCAACCCGTTCTCCAGGGCTACCGTGACGCTCCCTGCTCTCTCAAGTGTCCGACTACGGCCTCCAAATGCAGTCGCTAAGTGGTCAGATGTGGGAAAGGCGAAATGTGCCCAACCCTTCTGCACATGGATGCATATCAATGACTCACGCGAGCTGCACATAATTAAGCTACTCATGTGCTCGCCAAACCTCGTTGCTGCACTGGTCGGTGTTGAATACACCAGTCAGATCCTAATGTGCCAGCCAGGGGCCTTGTCATGGTCGGTACGTGCATGCGATGAGTGTAAGGATTTTGAAGACATGGTGTTCTACCAGGGAAAGCTCTACGCCATTGCCGATGACGAGGACCTCCTTGTGGTGAACGTCAGCAGTGACCAAAGCACCGGCGATCCACAGGTTTCTCGGGTTGGAAGGGTCATCAAGGCCAAGGGTGACCGCTGCTACAAGGGGGACCTCAGCGTCTACCATGTTGTGTGTCGAGAGAACTCTGTACCCGTCATGCCCGTCAAGAAGGTCTATCTGGTTGAATCGTGTGGCGCCTTGCTGATGGTACGCAGGGAGATTTGGTGCCAGCCTCCTAGACCTGGAGTGACCAGTAAAATCGTTGCTGGAAAGAGCGAGTTTGAGGCATTCAAGGCTGACTTTGAGCACTCACAGTGGATCAAGGTGTCGACCGTGGGGGATGACCAGGCTCCGTTTCTAGGGCGAAGGTGCTCCAGGGCTCTGTCCGTGTCTCGGTATGGCTTACTGGGCAATCGCATCTTCTTTTTGGATGACGATGACGAGCATCGTGTGGACTACTTCTACGATGAGGACAACACATCTTGCAGCTCCTACGACATGAGACTCGGCGATGTCTCTTCCCCTCATCCAATGATTTCCTGGAAGCGCCGCAAGGAGATGCGTCTGGCAGCATGGCTATTCCCCCGGGACTGA